From a single Lytechinus variegatus isolate NC3 chromosome 9, Lvar_3.0, whole genome shotgun sequence genomic region:
- the LOC121421296 gene encoding uncharacterized protein LOC121421296, whose amino-acid sequence MASRAVHVETLNSLTTDSFIQAFRRFTALRGPVQQLRCDRGTNFVGADAELKKAWHEMDHQKVKDCLLSEGCDYVHFIFNVPSASHMGGVWERQIRSIRSVLDTLLYQSGRQLDDESLRTLMCEAAAIINSRPLTVTHLNDPTYLAPLTPNHLITMKSKVFLPPPGNFQNADIYSRKRWRRVQHLINEFWSRWRKEFLQNLQVRQKWTRPQREACVGDIVILKDNNTPRNQWSLARVAELLPSEDGHIRKVKLTLGDPGIGNSGKRKGPLQELQRPIHKLILLLPQEDQ is encoded by the coding sequence ATGGCCTCTCGGGCGGTACACGTCGAGACACTCAACAGCTTGACTactgattcattcattcaagcATTTCGTCGTTTCACAGCTCTCCGAGGACCAGTTCAACAACTGAGATGTGATAGAGGGACAAATTTCGTCGGAGCGGATGCAGAACTAAAAAAAGCCTGGCATGAAATGGATCATCAGAAGGTCAAGGACTGTCTTCTCAGTGAAGGATGTGATTATGTTCACTTTATCTTCAACGTTCCCTCTGCCAGCCACATGGGAGGAGTATGGGAGCGGCAGATACGCTCTATTCGCAGTGTTCTAGATACTCTCCTGTACCAATCTGGAAGGCAGCTTGATGATGAATCACTACGAACCTTGATGTGTGAGGCTGCAGCTATCATCAACAGCAGACCATTGACAGTAACTCATCTCAATGATCCAACGTATCTAGCACCTCTGACACCAAACCACCTCATAACAATGAAGTCAAAGGTGTTCCTTCCTCCCCCAGGAAACTTCCAGAATGCAGATATCTACTCAAGAAAGCGATGGAGGAGGGTACAACACCTCATTAATGAATTCTGGAGTAGATGGAGAAAGGAGTTTCTTCAGAACCTTCAGGTCCGCCAGAAGTGGACACGCCCACAACGCGAAGCTTGTGTTGGAGACATCGTCATTCTGAAGGACAACAATACTCCAAGAAATCAGTGGTCCCTAGCGCGTGTTGCCGAACTCCTACCATCTGAAGATGGACACATTCGCAAAGTGAAACTCACCTTGGGAGACCCCGGAATAGGTAATAGTGGTAAGCGTAAAGGTCCACTTCAAGAATTACAGCGTCCTATTCACAAACTGATATTACTGTTACCGCAAGAAGACCAATAG
- the LOC121421300 gene encoding uncharacterized protein LOC121421300, whose amino-acid sequence MAEAEGRPHREAKATEKGLLWQIDIKSKEFESLIKTWRRTANKLRVLLGDESATSTIQETRDCLQTNVDKLILTQDELMALRATAKIDDDSVSKLDEVEEEHSNLMKQTLEVLIAQREGTASSRTSTKRSKKSHAVRVVSEKHKDCQDWVNGIREVEPETHPNVNDLRGDAVNVLIEQMRMTRLPLPEPVTFAGDPMSFPAWKHAFDVLIQQSGIQPMDRFFYLQKYLKGQPLELVRGYALVGNDKAYGEAMTALTSRYGDPFIIANAFRDKLDRWPKISPKDAIGLRNLSDFLHQCVSAMDKIGNLHHLNDERENQKILYKLPDWLVARWSRKVIDWRDVNGQFPPFQIFAKFIEAEAKVACYPVTSLHGKIDGRSNKTMSLSDARTLSTNVTHPNSGSKEREKRVKPQSCSCCKKDHSLQECTEFASKNMADRKSHIREKGLCYGCLKYGHMSKACRRRSTCDICNGRHPSLLHENRKRPEPKKEKEVDPRPNETQSSWSHASFSQHSNAGLTITKSTMIVPVWLSHSTTSDERMMYALLDTQSDTTFLLEKTKNEMNLHGTPVSLLLSTMSAVDERVPSERIEGLSIRSFDGEQKIALPSTYTRQFIPANRNHIPTPEMATSIPHLSKISHNLLPLQDCEIGLLIGYDCARALIPRDVIPPDRDWPNGPYGLKTYLGWSIVGTVKESEHNYEDDPVGVSHRLTACEIPAELKTGNKDVLFAHNTSVKEEITPARVTRLMEADFLDIKAEGVAYSQNDVKFMNIMRDKIHKLDDGHYEMPLPFKDEKPKLPNNRVLAKGRLDHLGRKFKQNDEYRKKYTKVMETLLEKGYAEPAPDHNTDGNLWYIPHHGVVQPNKLRVVFDCSAKCRGESLNSHLLTGPDLTNKLVGVLCRFRLDHVAFMCDIQEMFHQFSVNMEDRDYLRFLWWKDGNYDEVPNEFRMKVHLFGAASSPGCANFGLRQTASDHAAEFGEDVRNFIHQEFYVDDGLKSLPTVHQAVDLISRTKKLCEKGGLHLHKLVSNSREVLQTFPERDRAQNVREINLLQDDLPLERALGVQWCVESDSFNFRITLQDKPLTRRGILSTVMSIYDPLGLLAPVVLKGKQILQALCKMSTDWDDPLPDDLRVQWQKWRTDILQLESISIARCYKPTDFKSIKSVQYHHFTDASTTGYGQCTYMRLTDDTNKIHCSLVLGKSRVAPLKSVTVPRLELTAAVVAAKVKKFLEAELKFDDAEHVFWTDSRVVLGYINNTDKRFHVFVANRIQQIRDFSRPSEWKYIESKNNPADEASRGLTVNQLNDSKWLHGPEMLWEQSIPTDEVRETFDVLPNDPEVKGTQVHVSQSREDGFDLQRLQRFSSWLIARKAVAYCLIFISRLKQRCRERHAKKAKDDPSTKANVAVLDLHQAEIEILKHVQREAFGDEIQILKSIQNDRGLTERKKKRQIKKASRLHGLDAFLDKDDILRVGGRIRRGDDSYIRKHPAILPQSHHITEIILRHCHALTAHQGRGMTLNQVRENGFWILGGSNQVSKLIRKCVICQKLRSPTQIQKMSDLPSDRVTGSTIHILRDGLFWTLDD is encoded by the coding sequence ATGGCTGAGGCTGAAGGTAGACCACACCGTGAAGCCAAAGCAACGGAAAAGGGACTCTTGTGGCAAATCGACATCAAGTCGAAGGAGTTTGAAAGTCTCATCAAGACTTGGAGGCGCACAGCAAATAAACTTCGAGTACTGCTGGGTGACGAAAGTGCTACCTCGACTATCCAAGAAACCAGAGACTGTCTACAAACTAATGTAGACAAGTTGATACTGACACAAGATGAGCTGATGGCACTTCGTGCCACTGCCAAGATTGATGACGACAGTGTCAGTAAATTAGATGAAGTAGAGGAAGAGCACAGCAACCTGATGAAACAAACTCTTGAGGTCTTGATCGCACAAAGAGAAGGAACTGCCTCATCACGGACTTCGACAAAAAGGTCGAAGAAATCTCATGCTGTACGCGTGGTATCAGAGAAGCATAAAGATTGTCAAGATTGGGTGAATGGCATCCGCGAAGTTGAACCAGAAACCCACCCGAATGTAAATGACCTTCGAGGTGACGCAGTGAACGTCTTAATAGAACAGATGCGGATGACAAGGCTCCCATTGCCCGAACCAGTGACATTTGCAGGAGATCCTATGTCCTTTCCTGCGTGGAAGCACGCGTTTGATGTTTTGATCCAACAAAGCGGTATTCAGCCTATGGATCGGTTTTTCTACCTACAGAAATACTTAAAAGGTCAACCTCTAGAACTTGTTCGAGGATATGCTCTAGTTGGAAATGATAAGGCATATGGGGAAGCCATGACAGCCCTCACCAGTAGATATGGTGACCCCTTCATCATAGCAAATGCCTTTCGCGATAAATTGGACAGATGGCCAAAGATATCTCCGAAGGATGCCATCGGTCTGAGGAATCTGTCAGATTTCCTCCATCAATGTGTCAGTGCCATGGACAAGATTGGTAACCTTCACCACCTAAACGACGAAAGGGAGAATCAAAAGATCTTGTATAAATTGCCAGACTGGCTCGTTGCACGATGGTCACGCAAGGTTATCGATTGGAGAGACGTAAATGGACAGTTTCCTCCTTTTCAGATATTTGCAAAATTCATCGAAGCAGAAGCTAAGGTAGCATGCTACCCTGTTACCTCTCTCCATGGCAAAATCGATGGAAGATCTAACAAGACGATGTCTTTATCAGATGCCAGAACCCTCTCAACCAATGTGACGCATCCAAACTCAGGCAGCAAGGAAAGGGAGAAGAGAGTTAAGCCACAATCATGTTCATGCTGCAAGAAAGACCACTCCCTACAAGAATGTACTGAGTTTGCGTCAAAGAACATGGCGGATCGTAAAAGTCACATAAGAGAGAAAGGTCTATGTTACGGCTGCCTAAAGTATGGTCACATGTCTAAGGCTTGTAGGCGAAGAAGTACCTGTGACATTTGTAACGGACGACATCCATCTTTACTACATGAAAACAGAAAGAGACCAGAAccaaagaaggaaaaagaggtAGATCCAAGACCCAATGAAACTCAGTCGTCATGGTCTCATGCTTCATTTAGCCAACACTCTAACGCTGGATTGACCATTACAAAGAGTACAATGATAGTTCCTGTCTGGCTTTCTCACTCGACCACATCGGATGAGCGAATGATGTATGCATTACTTGACACTCAATCCGACACCACGTTTCTGCTAGAGAAAACCAAGAATGAGATGAATTTGCATGGAACTCCTGTAAGTCTCCTTCTTTCAACGATGTCGGCTGTGGATGAGAGAGTACCAAGCGAACGCATTGAAGGTCTTTCCATCAGGTCATTTGATGGAGAACAGAAGATAGCTTTACCATCAACCTATACCAGACAGTTCATACCAGCAAATCGTAATCACATACCCACTCCAGAGATGGCGACCAGTATCCCTCACCTTTCCAAGATTTCACATAACCTACTGCCCTTACAAGATTGTGAAATTGGTTTGTTGATTGGGTACGACTGTGCTAGAGCCCTCATACCAAGAGATGTCATTCCTCCTGATCGTGATTGGCCTAATGGTCCATATGGCCTAAAGACATACTTAGGATGGAGCATTGTGGGTACTGTGAAAGAAAGTGAACACAACTATGAGGATGATCCAGTTGGTGTAAGTCATCGATTGACAGCCTGTGAGATTCCTGCTGAGCTAAAAACAGGAAACAAGGATGTGTTGTTTGCTCATAATACATCAGTCAAGGAAGAGATCACCCCTGCAAGAGTGACAAGATTGATGGAAGCTGATTTCCTTGACATCAAGGCTGAAGGAGTGGCATACTCACAAAATGACGTCAAGTTTATGAACATTATGAGAGATAAGATTCACAAATTAGACGATGGGCATTATGAAATGCCTTTGCCATTCAAGGATGAGAAGCCAAAGTTGCCGAATAACAGAGTTCTTGCGAAGGGACGACTCGATCATCTTGGAAGAAAGTTCAAGCAAAATGACGAGTATCGCAAGAAGTACACCAAGGTAATGGAAACTCTTCTAGAGAAAGGTTATGCGGAACCAGCACCAGACCATAACACAGATGGTAACTTGTGGTATATCCCACACCATGGGGTAGTTCAACCAAATAAACTGAGAGTCGTATTTGACTGCAGTGCGAAATGCAGAGGAGAGTCGTTAAATTCGCACCTACTCACAGGACCAGACTTAACAAATAAGTTAGTTGGAGTACTCTGCCGCTTCAGACTGGATCACGTCGCATTCATGTGTGACATTCAAGAAATGTTCCACCAGTTCAGTGTCAACATGGAAGACAGAGATTATCTCAGATTTCTGTGGTGGAAGGATGGTAATTACGATGAAGTACCAAATGAATTCAGGATGAAAGTACATCTATTTGGGGCAGCCTCCTCTCCGGGATGTGCCAACTTTGGTCTCCGACAAACTGCTTCAGACCATGCTGCTGAGTTCGGTGAAGATGTAAGAAACTTCATTCATCAAGAATTTTACGTGGACGATGGCTTGAAGTCCTTGCCTACAGTACACCAAGCTGTAGATCTCATATCCAGAACCAAGAAACTATGTGAGAAGGGCGGTCTCCATCTCCATAAGCTTGTATCTAACTCAAGAGAGGTACTGCAGACGTTTCCCGAAAGAGATAGAGCACAAAATGTAAGAGAGATTAATCTGCTCCAAGATGATCTACCACTAGAGCGAGCTCTTGGAGTCCAGTGGTGTGTTGAATCTGACTCATTTAACTTCAGAATCACACTTCAGGACAAGCCGCTAACCAGACGAGGGATACTTTCTACAGTTATGTCTATCTACGATCCCCTCGGATTATTAGCACCTGTGGTGCTTAAAGGAAAGCAGATCCTCCAGGCACTTTGCAAGATGTCAACAGACTGGGACGATCCTCTTCCTGATGATCTCCGGGTACAATGGCAAAAATGGAGAACGGACATACTGCAACTTGAATCCATATCAATCGCTAGGTGCTACAAACCTACTGATTTCAAGTCAATAAAGTCAGTACAATATCATCACTTTACTGACGCAAGTACTACAGGATATGGTCAATGTACTTACATGAGGTTGACTGATGACACTAACAAAATACATTGCTCACTGGTACTTGGAAAAAGCAGAGTAGCACCACTAAAGTCTGTAACAGTACCTCGCCTGGAATTGACTGCTGCTGTTGTCGCCGCTAAGGTTAAGAAGTTTCTGGAAGCAGAGCTCAAATTTGATGATGCAGAACATGTGTTCTGGACTGACAGCAGAGTCGTGCTTGGCTACATAAATAACACTGACAAACGCTTTCACGTATTTGTAGCCAACAGGATTCAACAGATCCGGGACTTTTCCAGACCTTCAGAGTGGAAGTACATTGAGTCAAAAAATAACCCAGCTGATGAAGCATCCAGAGGTCTAACAGTTAATCAGCTAAATGACTCAAAATGGCTACATGGACCAGAAATGCTATGGGAACAGTCAATTCCCACAGATGAAGTTAGAGAGACATTCGATGTTCTTCCCAATGACCCAGAGGTGAAAGGGACTCAAGTACATGTCTCTCAATCCAGAGAAGATGGGTTCGACCTGCAAAGACTTCAACGTTTCTCTAGTTGGCTTATAGCAAGGAAAGCTGTTGCATACTGCCTGATATTCATCTCACGTTTGAAACAACGCTGTAGAGAGAGACATGCCAAAAAAGCAAAGGACGATCCATCAACCAAGGCTAATGTTGCAGTGCTTGATCTCCATCAAGCAGAGATTGAAATTCTGAAGCATGTTCAAAGAGAAGCCTTTGGAGATGAAATCCAGATTCTGAAATCTATCCAAAATGATCGGGGTCTaactgaaagaaagaaaaaacgtCAGATAAAGAAAGCTAGCCGTCTCCATGGTCTTGACGCCTTCCTAGATAAAGACGATATCCTGAGGGTAGGAGGACGGATTCGAAGAGGTGATGATTCGTACATAAGGAAGCATCCCGCAATCCTTCCTCAAAGCCACCATATCACAGAAATAATCCTTCGTCATTGCCATGCACTAACAGCGCATCAGGGTAGAGGCATGACGCTCAATCAAGTCAGAGAGAATGGATTCTGGATTCTCGGAGgcagtaatcaagtatcaaaaCTCATACGGAAATGTGTCATATGTCAGAAACTACGAAGTCCAACTCAAATCCAAAAAATGTCAGATCTTCCTTCCGACAGAGTAACAGGCTCCACCATTCACATATTGCGGGATGGACTGTTTTGGACCTTGGATGATTAA